The genome window CTATTACATGAGAAGGCAGTAAGgaaagtaaaacaaaaagaacTTACCAGGAAACCGTCGGCATAATTTTTTCGTATCCATAAGCTTGCGAGGGCTAGCGTGACGGGCAACTTTGCTGCGGAATCAATCTCTAGGGCTTGATCATAGTAACGCTTTGCAAGATGAAGATCCAAAGGCAACCCTTGTCCATGCTCATGCATGTAACCAAGGTTAAACATGGCTTGGGCATTAGCCTGGGACCTGGCATGCTTGTAAGCCTCTGCCGCTCGTTCATAATCCCTCTCAGTACCCTgataaagaaagaaggaaaaaaaatagtcaAGGTGAGATCAAGCTGCATTACTCAAAAGATACATCCCGAAGCTAGAGCAGTAACAAACATGTTTCAGCATGAGATACCTACCTGACCATAGTAATACGCATCCCCAATCAGCAAAGCAGCGTGTTCATTACCCTGCTCGGATGCTTGCCACCATAATGAATGTGCCCGCTGATGCCTTTCTGCATCAGTGCACAAACCGGATTCTCCTATGCACACGCTTTGCTCCCCATATTTGTCAAGAATCCATGCAGCGTTACTCTGTGCTACCTCATAGCCTAACTCGGCCATCCTTGAATACAAGAAAAATGCCTTGCCCACGTCCCCTTTCAAGTACGATTCAAGTGCCCATCGGGACAAGGAACTCCATGGTCCCCTTTCTGCAACTAATTTGTATAATGCAGTGGCCTAAAACAAATTGAACCTTAATCAGGAATCGGAACTAATTAGTGCATATGTGCACTGGTGCATCTTAAGATCATTTACTTAGAATTAAATAGCAACTTAACTTTTTtcatttcaacaaatacaaaccAATTAATCGTCACAAAATCTAGATTATCTTGCATATTCTGTTATCTTAATGCCAAACAGAAAAGTGAGACGGTATGCAAACTAAACAAACAGAAAAGACAGCGAGTTTACCCGTGGAAGATTTTTCTTAAGCCCAACTCCAGTATGAAACATCTTCCCTAGCTGGTAGAATGCCTTAGGTTGACCAGCATTAGCAGCATATATAAAGTATTGACATGCAAGTTTAACATCTCTCTTTACCCCAATTCCTTTGAGATACATTACTCCTAGGTTATAGTGACCGCCACTGTCTTGATTATCAGCAGCCTTTTCAAAATACTCCTTTGCCTGCAACGAAAAGGAGTCGTTTTAACATAAGAATCCACCTATCAACGTATCAGAACGAACCCAACATTGGAAAAATGGTCTCGAAAGTTATTACAACCAACAATGTGGGATTTCATTCGCAGGGATCACTATCGAAAATGTGTGCAAAATATAGAAACACATAAAGCTTTAAGATACACACAGAGATAGAACCAAGGAGCATTCTTACTTTAGTGTAGTTCTTCTTCTCCACTCCATATCCTTTAACATACAAATACCCCATTCCGTTGTAGGCCGAAAAATGATCCTGTTTGGCTGCGAGTGTAAGCCACTCCAGAGCCTTGGTGTAATTCCTCTCAACACCGGCTCCTCTAGCATAAATCTCTCCGAGGAGCTCCATAGCCCGAGGCTCTCCCTTCTCCAAAGCCTTCAGAAACCACGACAATGCCTTGGCATGGTCGCGGCGCAACCCTCTCAGCCCGAAATAGTAAAACAGGCCGACCTTATACATTGCCGCGGAGTTTCCCTTCTGAGCTTGGTACTCCAAAATCTGAAAGTCCTCGTCTTCTTCGCCGCGGCTCTTCCTCAACGCATCCTTGTTCTCCTCCGCTCCGCTGTGGATCCTCACCGCCTCGATCACCGGCGAGTCCCTCGAAATCAGGAAGCTATTCACAGCTGCATCGGCCAATTCCGAGTACAATTTCACCGCTTTATCAAACATctgcaaaaccaaacaaaaatccgaacagaaaacaacaaaattaatcATCCAATTTCATCCTCTTAACTCCGCAACCAAACAGAGATCGATCGATCAAATTCGAAAGAGATTCCGTACATCTTGCCTGAAGTAAGTATACGCGAGGGCCATCTTCGACTGCATGTTGCCGCCCTCGGCGGCGAAGTAATGGTACGTGAAAGCCTTGGCCTTGTTCTGCTTTCTCATCTGCCCCGTACCGTACAGAAACCCCACCACGGACCGCGCGTGGGGGACGCCGCGAGAAGCCGAGTCCTCGATCTCCGAAACGGCCTCGTCCACGAGGGCAGTGTCTCCGGAGCTGATGGACTTGATTAATTTGGAGACGGTGGAGTAGTATCCGTCGTCGGGGTGGGTGGCCGGGTCGGGCTTGAAGGGGTCGGGTTCGAAGATTGGGCGCCAGGAGCCCGGGTCGAGCTCCTCCTCGGACTGCGCGGCGGCGGATTCGCCGAACTCGTCCCAGTCGGGGGAGTCATTTGGAGCTGAGTCGGCGGCGGGCGGCGAGTCATCGGGCGAGGCGGGGGTGTTTAGGAGGTCGTCTTTTGTCAGGACGAGGATGAAGGGACGggcggagagagagagggggtagagagagaaaatcaGGAGAGAGAAGAGGAGCCTTCGAGCTGCAAAAGTCATTGCTGTTGCCAAATGCTAACAGACACCTGGAgacgatgaagaagaagaagacgattAGGAATTTTTGCCGAGAGCGGAAGGGTATTATTGGGATAAAACGAAAGTTAGTTTTGTATACTTGCCACGTAGCATTTTGTCACTTGGCGAATCATATTCTGCCACGTACCATATTGCCGACTTTGGCCAATCATATTCTGCCACCTAATCCGACATACAATTGTGTCACGTGCATTGGATGTAGACGAGTATTAGCGGGTCTGTAATCTCGCCCCGCCATAGCAGGTAGCAGCTGACTTGCAGAGAGCTCCGCCCGCCACCAGCTCTACGGCGTCGTTTACAATGTCGATAGAGCTCAAGCTTTCTCGGATCAATCGTGTCTATCGCCCTACTGtaacttctctctcttctgtaactgctctctctctctactgtacctgctttctctctcctcagcaactcctctctctctcatctgtAATTTCAGGAACTTATTGAGGGTAAAATCGTAGTAAAGTCGTCTTCTTCAATCTCCCACTACGGAATTCGCCTCGCCGTCAACGGATCCGTCAACATGCAGGTTCCAATTTTTGCCTCCGCTTAGTTTCCGATCAAATtaatggaaaattaaaaagttaaaaaaaaaacattttttataGGTTCGTGGAGGATCTGCAGGAGTTATCGAGTCTTTGGTTGGTGTTGCCAAGCCTATTTCCATTGTGTGAGTCAAGATTTGATTTTGTTCTTTTCGAAATTTTTCGGAATTTTTTTGCCCACTGAATCATTGTAATTGGCGTATAATGTATGGAGACTTGAAGCTAACGGAAGACTTGGTGCAAAACCGAGGCTggtggcgttctaggattcatacagccgactCCACTTAGTTGGATGAGGCGATTGTTGctttaaaattacaaaaattggtTTATTTTCTGAGCTAGGCATGTTTTAATTGTACAGTTTGAGGTACATTGttgaaattttgatgaaaataatCCTATGTTGTTTCAAATTATGTAGAGATTTCCGTAGATTGAACTCgaattttgattcttttggaAGCATTTGTCTGCTTTGGCTCGGATGAAGCTTTCTGTGTTCTGCAACTGATTTGGTTTTCTTTCTCTTCGAAGCAGGAATAAAATTATTGAGGTTAGACCTTCTGGGAAGATTGCTTCTGGCACATCAGAGGTATCTGTGAAAGCAATTCAATTTAACTGTGCTTTTGAATTCCGAACAATGTCTCAACTTTGAAACTCTGTCATATTTCAAATAAGAATGGTACCGCGAGTGAAAAGTTATCGTCCTCAAAACTCAAAGATTCTAACCGTGTACAAGTCTTTTGTGATTGCCAAATGTTGCAAGATTTGCAGATGCACCTGTAGAGGACTAGATTTCGTGATTTGAAACTGTCCGTGTGCTGGATAAGCGTTTTATGATCCCTTATTCGTGAacagttttatttttaagtgCTTAATGCTTACTTATGTGTCTTTTATCTGTCTCCTTTCTCTTTTTTGGTAGTACTTTCGGTCTTGACTCAGTTGCCCCCTTTCTTTCTGTTTTAGTACAAGTAAATTTGTCTGCCATCAATCCTTTCACATTTCGAGTTACTGTAAAAATCCTGATGTGCATTCAAAGATACTTTAATCTTCGTAAAGcttgtatattttcttttttattagttgTATGCAAATTCTTGTTTTGTCATTTGCAAATTACATTCATATTTGTGGCAGATTCCATTTTCCATTAATATCAAGCAGCCGGGAGAAAAGAACCTGGAAAAGTTCTACGAGACCTTCCATGGAGGAAATATTAACATTCAGGTGCTGTTTTCTATGGTCTTTTCTTTTCGCTCCATATTTGTCCGAAACCTGATGATTTAGCAATTGTTCCACAGTATTTACTAACAGTAGATATTTCGAGAGGCTACCTGCACAAATCATTATCAACAACAATGGAGTTTATAGTTGAAAGTGATAAAGGTAGGTTTTGAGCATTTACTATTTGTTTTttgattttatttgtaatttcatatCGACACTTAGATTAAAGTTACTGCTTTggtgatattttgttttttagccGATCTTCTTGAGCAACCAGTTTCTCCAGAGATGGTTCTCTTTTACCTTACTCAGGATACTCAAAGACATCCGCTGCTTCCTGAACTAAAGTCAGGTTTGCTTCTTACCTTGCATTATATGATATCCCATTGCTTTCTAGTTAGCGTTCTTAAAACATTGAAGTATTGTTTTCACTTTTAATGGTAATTCAATTTCTTTTGTACGCATATGACAAGAATTTACCACATAAAAACTAGCTGCGTAGCATTTTCTAATTTATGGAGCTTGTTACCATACTTATGAGAGGCATTGCTGAACAGGTGGATTCCGGGTTATTGGGAAAATGTCTACCCAATGTTCGCTATCAGATCCCATTGTTGGTGAACTAACAGTCGAAGCATCTGCAGTTCCGATTTCTTCCATTGACTTGCACTTGCTTCGTGTAGAGTCAATCCTTCTCGGAGAGAGAATTGTAACTGAACAATCTTTGGTTCAGACTACACAGGCATGCATTCACATCTTGTTAGCGTATGTAACTCAATTTACTTCttgttaacaatttttttttggggcttcctcttcctcttatcAGATAGCAGATGGAGATGTCTGTCGTAATATGACTATGCCCATTTATGTTATACTTCCTCGTCTTTTGACTTGTCCTACCGTCTTAGCAGGGTGAGTTCCAAACTAGATGATTCGCTCCTCAATTTTTCTCTATCATAATTGTCAGAGGTTATCAAACTCAAAACCTTCGTTCGCTCTTTGTGCAGTCCATTTTCAATAGAATTTAAAGTTGCCGTGGTTGTAACCTTTCAGTCGAACATAGCGAAAATGCCATCAAAATCCGATCCTACAACTCCCAGGCTATGGGTAAGCAATCAAGCATCACTTCAGCTTTTTATAAAATCTGGTATATATTGTTCCATCTAATTTTTTCTGTTGATTCGTTTCTTTTCATTCTTAATTTCAGCTTGCAATGGAAACGTTACCGCTTGAACTTGTTCGAACACGGTGAGATGGACGTGGAAAAAGGCTAGTAGGTTCTACGAGCAATCAAACACATTTACAGCCAGAACTGAGCTGCTTGTAGCCGGCCTCATGCTTCGGCCCTTGAGCTCGGTCGCCTTTCATCGGCCGCCTCATGTTCAGCCTATCTAGTTATAGGACGTCCTAGGTGTTCTCGGTTATAAGTGAGATGTTCAAGAATGATTACATGTTCTATGAATCTAAGCTTGGGCTGTAAGCTATTGATTTATAATAACATAGCAACATTTAAGAATGAAATGTATACATAAATGTTTAAACGACGTTTTCCATAGCCGGAAAAAATGCAGATTCCGGTGCATTTCATCGCCAAGAAAAGAAAGTCATTCACAAAATGGATAGGGGGAACACCCTCTTAAACTCTTAACACAAACAGAAGCATCTCGCCGTTTATTATTACTCATCATCGACGAGTACTACACTTCACTCAACTGAAAACTCAAACAACATGGTGTGGCTGTACCTCTCACCGGGTTGAACAACAATGGACGGGAAGTTTGGTGTGTTAATTGCATTTGGGAACCCCTGCGTCTCCAAACAGAGCCCGGAATGCTTTCCATAGACAGCGCCTCCTTTGCCGACAACCCCATTGACATAATTCGCGGTGTAAAACTGCATCCCAGGGGCATTGCTCCATAGGTTAAGGACCCTCGAGCTGGATGGGTCCCTTACTCTTGCAGCATGTTTCAGGCCTTCTTTCTCTTCCCCACAGTCGAGCACGTAGTTGTGGTCATACCCTAAACCGACCTCATGGATGGACTCACCGACCCTCTTCTCGGCAGTGAAATCAAAGGGGGTCCCTTTAACCGGCTTGATTTCACCTGTTGGGATGGTGTTTTCATCCACAGGGGTAATATGGTTTGCCCAAATTTGAATTGCATGGTCAAGTATGTTGCCCGAGTTATGGCCAGCTAAGTTCCAGTAGGTGTGCTGAGCTAAGCTGACTGGGGTGGGCTTGTTCTCAGGCACTGCTTCCATGTCAAGTCTCATTGTCGTGCTTGAAGTAAGTGTATAAGTTGCAGTCAGCGACAGATTCCCGGGGTAACCTTCCTCACCATCATGACTGTGATACTTAAAAGTGATGGACGGGTTATCGCCCTTTTTAAGTTCTGCTACCTCCCATATCTGCTTATCATACCCCCTGTGACCACCTAATCAGACAGCAGGATGAATTCAGTGGCGTAAATATAAGCAAGCAAAATGAAGGGCAATAAAACACAACAATTACTGATACGACTACTAAAACAAAAAGAACGCCTCTGTTTGGTGAAAAATGAAGACATTGGAATTGAGACCTATCGCGTGGGATTGCAGACACAATACACACAAAACGGTTACGATCTAATAACAACCATCCGATTTCTTCATAAAAAAAACCTCCATATATCCATTATGTGCAACTTAGTGAGAtgacaaaattcaaaattcgttCATGTCTCGATGAAATTCAGTAGCAAATTTAGGTTAATCGAAAAGTAGTAGAAATAAAATCCGATGTAACAATTCCATACCATGGAGACTGTTCGGAGGTTTGTTGACAGGCAAGGAGTACTCCGTTCCATTGAGCGTAAACTTCCCGTCTTTGATTCTATTAGCAACCCGACCCACAATGCTGCCAAAGTAAGGAGCAACTCCTTTCTGATCACACATGTATCAACATTCAAAGacgaaaacaaaaacattagaaCAATCTCATCATTCCCATTCCAAATGCATAGATCCAACATTTAAATCCCAGCACATATCAAATATATTCATAACCGATGTTTGTCATATAAAAGTGtgaaaaaccaaaccaaaaacaaacaaCTTGCGCCATAAAACCATACAATTAACATCAAATCTCCAAAATTCTTCGTTTCGATTCAACAATTCCATAACCTTTAACAAATAATTTCCCAGATTTTAC of Malus sylvestris chromosome 6, drMalSylv7.2, whole genome shotgun sequence contains these proteins:
- the LOC126626922 gene encoding ERAD-associated E3 ubiquitin-protein ligase component HRD3A-like, which gives rise to MTFAARRLLFSLLIFSLYPLSLSARPFILVLTKDDLLNTPASPDDSPPAADSAPNDSPDWDEFGESAAAQSEEELDPGSWRPIFEPDPFKPDPATHPDDGYYSTVSKLIKSISSGDTALVDEAVSEIEDSASRGVPHARSVVGFLYGTGQMRKQNKAKAFTYHYFAAEGGNMQSKMALAYTYFRQDMFDKAVKLYSELADAAVNSFLISRDSPVIEAVRIHSGAEENKDALRKSRGEEDEDFQILEYQAQKGNSAAMYKVGLFYYFGLRGLRRDHAKALSWFLKALEKGEPRAMELLGEIYARGAGVERNYTKALEWLTLAAKQDHFSAYNGMGYLYVKGYGVEKKNYTKAKEYFEKAADNQDSGGHYNLGVMYLKGIGVKRDVKLACQYFIYAANAGQPKAFYQLGKMFHTGVGLKKNLPRATALYKLVAERGPWSSLSRWALESYLKGDVGKAFFLYSRMAELGYEVAQSNAAWILDKYGEQSVCIGESGLCTDAERHQRAHSLWWQASEQGNEHAALLIGDAYYYGQGTERDYERAAEAYKHARSQANAQAMFNLGYMHEHGQGLPLDLHLAKRYYDQALEIDSAAKLPVTLALASLWIRKNYADGFLVHIIDSLPEVYPKVEEWIDTVLLEEGNATILTLFVCLLTVLYLRERQRRHAVAAPDVIAAQHHPNEHVAPAPM
- the LOC126626929 gene encoding uncharacterized protein LOC126626929 isoform X1, whose protein sequence is MSIELKLSRINRVYRPTELIEGKIVVKSSSSISHYGIRLAVNGSVNMQVRGGSAGVIESLVGVAKPISIVRNKIIEVRPSGKIASGTSEIPFSINIKQPGEKNLEKFYETFHGGNINIQYLLTVDISRGYLHKSLSTTMEFIVESDKADLLEQPVSPEMVLFYLTQDTQRHPLLPELKSGGFRVIGKMSTQCSLSDPIVGELTVEASAVPISSIDLHLLRVESILLGERIVTEQSLVQTTQIADGDVCRNMTMPIYVILPRLLTCPTVLAGPFSIEFKVAVVVTFQSNIAKMPSKSDPTTPRLWLAMETLPLELVRTR
- the LOC126626929 gene encoding uncharacterized protein LOC126626929 isoform X2, with protein sequence MSIELKLSRINRVYRPTELIEGKIVVKSSSSISHYGIRLAVNGSVNMQVRGGSAGVIESLVGVAKPISIVNKIIEVRPSGKIASGTSEIPFSINIKQPGEKNLEKFYETFHGGNINIQYLLTVDISRGYLHKSLSTTMEFIVESDKADLLEQPVSPEMVLFYLTQDTQRHPLLPELKSGGFRVIGKMSTQCSLSDPIVGELTVEASAVPISSIDLHLLRVESILLGERIVTEQSLVQTTQIADGDVCRNMTMPIYVILPRLLTCPTVLAGPFSIEFKVAVVVTFQSNIAKMPSKSDPTTPRLWLAMETLPLELVRTR
- the LOC126626928 gene encoding uncharacterized protein LOC126626928, with protein sequence MADANQKPEIFELNNGSMRALITNLGCTITSLSVPGKDGKLADVVLGFDSVDPYVKGVAPYFGSIVGRVANRIKDGKFTLNGTEYSLPVNKPPNSLHGGHRGYDKQIWEVAELKKGDNPSITFKYHSHDGEEGYPGNLSLTATYTLTSSTTMRLDMEAVPENKPTPVSLAQHTYWNLAGHNSGNILDHAIQIWANHITPVDENTIPTGEIKPVKGTPFDFTAEKRVGESIHEVGLGYDHNYVLDCGEEKEGLKHAARVRDPSSSRVLNLWSNAPGMQFYTANYVNGVVGKGGAVYGKHSGLCLETQGFPNAINTPNFPSIVVQPGERYSHTMLFEFSVE